From a single Solanum dulcamara chromosome 4, daSolDulc1.2, whole genome shotgun sequence genomic region:
- the LOC129885565 gene encoding probable receptor-like protein kinase At1g49730 isoform X2, whose product MTLYGQAVFLGFFIFLEIHLLSTTAASVCPLDMTGSNYTLTASICSNKEDRGKCCRYINALIAVSVARYANATSNLGVNADTSQICLDKIAEIFQFHGVNRNASVFCGFGTKIPVNYDCQGRTTVNQMIQSPQFSSVTKNCQVPLSGESKCRKCLNVGILYLRNLVGTANNMTFSTCRDAAFAALASQVDNASAIDIARCFFGVKGLVIPPGPSPSQLSPEVSPSPPIASSPTQLSLNTPVKENHHPYHLTLVPVIGIVVTVVAVLMLLILIVLIWRKSKELEDSDANDKISSKSFTQQPKRFQEGTASIFTKYSYKGTKKATNNFSTTIGQGGFGTVYKAEFKDGSVVAVKRMNKVSEQAEDEFCREIELLARLHHRHLVALRGFCTERHERFLMYEYMPNGSLKDQLHSTTPLSWRSRIQIAIDVANALEYLHFYCDPPLCHRDIKSSNILLDENFVAKVADFGLAHASKDGSICFEPVNTDIKGTPEGTLLCYLGYMDPEYVITQELTEKSDVYSYGVVLLELITGRRAIQDNKNLIEWAEMFMTLESRITELVDPNIGDSYDFDQLQTLLAIVRWCTQREGRARPSIKQVLRLLYECADPMHSGFVESMDDEDYDEIEGRGRTSRSRLHKGEGIFHSGDGRCLASSSSTSRSYCSRSFLVETSPPQSPL is encoded by the exons TGTGCCCCTTAGACATGACTGGATCCAACTATACTCTGACTGCTTCAATCTGCTCCAACAAAGAAGACAGAGGAAAATGTTGCCGCTACATTAATGCCTTGATTGCAGTTTCTGTTGCTCGATATGCAAATGCAACAAGCAACCTGGGGGTTAATGCTGACACATCACAGATTTGCCTAGACAAAATAGCAGAAATTTTCCAATTCCATGGAGTCAACAGAAATGCATCAGTGTTCTGCGGGTTTGGGACAAAAATTCCTGTCAACTATGATTGCCAAGGTCGAACAACTGTAAATCAGATGATTCAATCTCCACAATTTTCAAGTGTTACCAAAAACTGCCAAGTCCCCCTCTCAGGGGAAAGTAAATGCAGAAAATGCCTCAATGTTGGCATCTTGTATCTCCGCAATCTAGTTGGTACAGCTAATAATATGACATTTAGTACTTGTAGAGATGCAGCTTTTGCTGCTCTTGCAAGCCAAGTTGACAATGCATCAGCTATTGATATTGCTCGCTGTTTCTTTGGGGTTAAAGGCCTTGTGATACCTCCAG GACCATCTCCATCACAACTTTCACCAGAGGTATCTCCAAGCCCTCCTATTGCTTCTAGTCCCACTCAACTTTCCTTGAATACCCCTGTTAAGGAAAATCACCATCCTTACCACCTTACATTAGTACCAGTTATTGGCATAGTAGTTACAGTCGTGGCTGTCCTCATGCTGCTCATCTTAATTGTTCTGATTTGGAGGAAAAGCAAAGAGCTGGAAGATTCTGATGCAAATGATAAGATATCTTCCAAATCCTTCACACAGCAACCAAAAAGATTCCAGGAAG GTACGGCTTCTATATTTACGAAATACAGCTATAAGGGGACCAAGAAAGCAACCAACAACTTCAGCACAACTATTGGACAGGGAGGATTTGGCACAGTCTACAAAGCTGAATTTAAGGATGGTTCTGTGGTAGCAGTGAAGAGAATGAACAAGGTTTCTGAGCAGGCCGAGGATGAGTTTTGCAGAGAAATAGAACTGCTTGCTCGATTGCATCATCGTCATCTCGTTGCTCTACGGGGCTTTTGCACTGAAAGGCACGAGAG GTTTCTCATGTATGAGTATATGCCAAATGGAAGCTTAAAGGATCAGCTTCACA GTACAACTCCCCTCAGCTGGCGTAGTAGAATTCAAATAGCTATTGATGTTGCAAATGCTCTG GAATATCTTCATTTCTATTGTGATCCTCCACTGTGCCATAGGGACATCAAATCAAGCAATATATTATTGGATGAGAACTTTGTTGCAAAG GTTGCAGATTTTGGCCTTGCACATGCTTCAAAGGATGGTTCTATTTGCTTTGAACCGGTAAACACTGATATCAAGGGAACTCCAG AGGGAACTTTGCTTTGTTATTTAGGTTATATGGATCCCGAATATGTCATCACCCAAGAGCTTACAGAGAAAAGTGATGTATATAGTTATGGAGTGGTATTGCTGGAATTAATCACAGGGAGACGGGCAATTCAAGATAACAAAAATTTGATAGAGTGGGCCGAAATGTTCATGACATTAGAATCTAGGATAACTGAGCTTGTCGATCCTAACATTGGAGATTCTTAtgactttgatcaacttcagACCCTTTTAGCAATTGTTAGATGGTGTACTCAGAGAGAAGGACGGGCTCGGCCTTCAATCAAGCAGGTCCTTAGGCTTTTGTATGAGTGTGCAGACCCAATGCACAGTGGCTTTGTTGAATCCATGGATGATGAAGACTACGATGAGATTGAAGGAAGGGGAAGAACAAGTAGGTCTAGGCTGCACAAAGGTGAGGGAATATTTCACAGTGGTGATGGAAGGTGTCTAGCTTCTTCGTCAAGTACGTCGAGGTCCTATTGTAGCAGGAGCTTCCTAGTTGAAACCAGTCCTCCCCAGTCTCCACTCTAA
- the LOC129885565 gene encoding probable receptor-like protein kinase At1g49730 isoform X4: MSLVKLILIQFMFALCPLDMTGSNYTLTASICSNKEDRGKCCRYINALIAVSVARYANATSNLGVNADTSQICLDKIAEIFQFHGVNRNASVFCGFGTKIPVNYDCQGRTTVNQMIQSPQFSSVTKNCQVPLSGESKCRKCLNVGILYLRNLVGTANNMTFSTCRDAAFAALASQVDNASAIDIARCFFGVKGLVIPPGPSPSQLSPEVSPSPPIASSPTQLSLNTPVKENHHPYHLTLVPVIGIVVTVVAVLMLLILIVLIWRKSKELEDSDANDKISSKSFTQQPKRFQEGTASIFTKYSYKGTKKATNNFSTTIGQGGFGTVYKAEFKDGSVVAVKRMNKVSEQAEDEFCREIELLARLHHRHLVALRGFCTERHERFLMYEYMPNGSLKDQLHNPGTTPLSWRSRIQIAIDVANALEYLHFYCDPPLCHRDIKSSNILLDENFVAKVADFGLAHASKDGSICFEPVNTDIKGTPEGTLLCYLGYMDPEYVITQELTEKSDVYSYGVVLLELITGRRAIQDNKNLIEWAEMFMTLESRITELVDPNIGDSYDFDQLQTLLAIVRWCTQREGRARPSIKQVLRLLYECADPMHSGFVESMDDEDYDEIEGRGRTSRSRLHKGEGIFHSGDGRCLASSSSTSRSYCSRSFLVETSPPQSPL; the protein is encoded by the exons TGTGCCCCTTAGACATGACTGGATCCAACTATACTCTGACTGCTTCAATCTGCTCCAACAAAGAAGACAGAGGAAAATGTTGCCGCTACATTAATGCCTTGATTGCAGTTTCTGTTGCTCGATATGCAAATGCAACAAGCAACCTGGGGGTTAATGCTGACACATCACAGATTTGCCTAGACAAAATAGCAGAAATTTTCCAATTCCATGGAGTCAACAGAAATGCATCAGTGTTCTGCGGGTTTGGGACAAAAATTCCTGTCAACTATGATTGCCAAGGTCGAACAACTGTAAATCAGATGATTCAATCTCCACAATTTTCAAGTGTTACCAAAAACTGCCAAGTCCCCCTCTCAGGGGAAAGTAAATGCAGAAAATGCCTCAATGTTGGCATCTTGTATCTCCGCAATCTAGTTGGTACAGCTAATAATATGACATTTAGTACTTGTAGAGATGCAGCTTTTGCTGCTCTTGCAAGCCAAGTTGACAATGCATCAGCTATTGATATTGCTCGCTGTTTCTTTGGGGTTAAAGGCCTTGTGATACCTCCAG GACCATCTCCATCACAACTTTCACCAGAGGTATCTCCAAGCCCTCCTATTGCTTCTAGTCCCACTCAACTTTCCTTGAATACCCCTGTTAAGGAAAATCACCATCCTTACCACCTTACATTAGTACCAGTTATTGGCATAGTAGTTACAGTCGTGGCTGTCCTCATGCTGCTCATCTTAATTGTTCTGATTTGGAGGAAAAGCAAAGAGCTGGAAGATTCTGATGCAAATGATAAGATATCTTCCAAATCCTTCACACAGCAACCAAAAAGATTCCAGGAAG GTACGGCTTCTATATTTACGAAATACAGCTATAAGGGGACCAAGAAAGCAACCAACAACTTCAGCACAACTATTGGACAGGGAGGATTTGGCACAGTCTACAAAGCTGAATTTAAGGATGGTTCTGTGGTAGCAGTGAAGAGAATGAACAAGGTTTCTGAGCAGGCCGAGGATGAGTTTTGCAGAGAAATAGAACTGCTTGCTCGATTGCATCATCGTCATCTCGTTGCTCTACGGGGCTTTTGCACTGAAAGGCACGAGAG GTTTCTCATGTATGAGTATATGCCAAATGGAAGCTTAAAGGATCAGCTTCACA ATCCAGGTACAACTCCCCTCAGCTGGCGTAGTAGAATTCAAATAGCTATTGATGTTGCAAATGCTCTG GAATATCTTCATTTCTATTGTGATCCTCCACTGTGCCATAGGGACATCAAATCAAGCAATATATTATTGGATGAGAACTTTGTTGCAAAG GTTGCAGATTTTGGCCTTGCACATGCTTCAAAGGATGGTTCTATTTGCTTTGAACCGGTAAACACTGATATCAAGGGAACTCCAG AGGGAACTTTGCTTTGTTATTTAGGTTATATGGATCCCGAATATGTCATCACCCAAGAGCTTACAGAGAAAAGTGATGTATATAGTTATGGAGTGGTATTGCTGGAATTAATCACAGGGAGACGGGCAATTCAAGATAACAAAAATTTGATAGAGTGGGCCGAAATGTTCATGACATTAGAATCTAGGATAACTGAGCTTGTCGATCCTAACATTGGAGATTCTTAtgactttgatcaacttcagACCCTTTTAGCAATTGTTAGATGGTGTACTCAGAGAGAAGGACGGGCTCGGCCTTCAATCAAGCAGGTCCTTAGGCTTTTGTATGAGTGTGCAGACCCAATGCACAGTGGCTTTGTTGAATCCATGGATGATGAAGACTACGATGAGATTGAAGGAAGGGGAAGAACAAGTAGGTCTAGGCTGCACAAAGGTGAGGGAATATTTCACAGTGGTGATGGAAGGTGTCTAGCTTCTTCGTCAAGTACGTCGAGGTCCTATTGTAGCAGGAGCTTCCTAGTTGAAACCAGTCCTCCCCAGTCTCCACTCTAA
- the LOC129885565 gene encoding probable receptor-like protein kinase At1g49730 isoform X1, protein MTLYGQAVFLGFFIFLEIHLLSTTAASVCPLDMTGSNYTLTASICSNKEDRGKCCRYINALIAVSVARYANATSNLGVNADTSQICLDKIAEIFQFHGVNRNASVFCGFGTKIPVNYDCQGRTTVNQMIQSPQFSSVTKNCQVPLSGESKCRKCLNVGILYLRNLVGTANNMTFSTCRDAAFAALASQVDNASAIDIARCFFGVKGLVIPPGPSPSQLSPEVSPSPPIASSPTQLSLNTPVKENHHPYHLTLVPVIGIVVTVVAVLMLLILIVLIWRKSKELEDSDANDKISSKSFTQQPKRFQEGTASIFTKYSYKGTKKATNNFSTTIGQGGFGTVYKAEFKDGSVVAVKRMNKVSEQAEDEFCREIELLARLHHRHLVALRGFCTERHERFLMYEYMPNGSLKDQLHNPGTTPLSWRSRIQIAIDVANALEYLHFYCDPPLCHRDIKSSNILLDENFVAKVADFGLAHASKDGSICFEPVNTDIKGTPEGTLLCYLGYMDPEYVITQELTEKSDVYSYGVVLLELITGRRAIQDNKNLIEWAEMFMTLESRITELVDPNIGDSYDFDQLQTLLAIVRWCTQREGRARPSIKQVLRLLYECADPMHSGFVESMDDEDYDEIEGRGRTSRSRLHKGEGIFHSGDGRCLASSSSTSRSYCSRSFLVETSPPQSPL, encoded by the exons TGTGCCCCTTAGACATGACTGGATCCAACTATACTCTGACTGCTTCAATCTGCTCCAACAAAGAAGACAGAGGAAAATGTTGCCGCTACATTAATGCCTTGATTGCAGTTTCTGTTGCTCGATATGCAAATGCAACAAGCAACCTGGGGGTTAATGCTGACACATCACAGATTTGCCTAGACAAAATAGCAGAAATTTTCCAATTCCATGGAGTCAACAGAAATGCATCAGTGTTCTGCGGGTTTGGGACAAAAATTCCTGTCAACTATGATTGCCAAGGTCGAACAACTGTAAATCAGATGATTCAATCTCCACAATTTTCAAGTGTTACCAAAAACTGCCAAGTCCCCCTCTCAGGGGAAAGTAAATGCAGAAAATGCCTCAATGTTGGCATCTTGTATCTCCGCAATCTAGTTGGTACAGCTAATAATATGACATTTAGTACTTGTAGAGATGCAGCTTTTGCTGCTCTTGCAAGCCAAGTTGACAATGCATCAGCTATTGATATTGCTCGCTGTTTCTTTGGGGTTAAAGGCCTTGTGATACCTCCAG GACCATCTCCATCACAACTTTCACCAGAGGTATCTCCAAGCCCTCCTATTGCTTCTAGTCCCACTCAACTTTCCTTGAATACCCCTGTTAAGGAAAATCACCATCCTTACCACCTTACATTAGTACCAGTTATTGGCATAGTAGTTACAGTCGTGGCTGTCCTCATGCTGCTCATCTTAATTGTTCTGATTTGGAGGAAAAGCAAAGAGCTGGAAGATTCTGATGCAAATGATAAGATATCTTCCAAATCCTTCACACAGCAACCAAAAAGATTCCAGGAAG GTACGGCTTCTATATTTACGAAATACAGCTATAAGGGGACCAAGAAAGCAACCAACAACTTCAGCACAACTATTGGACAGGGAGGATTTGGCACAGTCTACAAAGCTGAATTTAAGGATGGTTCTGTGGTAGCAGTGAAGAGAATGAACAAGGTTTCTGAGCAGGCCGAGGATGAGTTTTGCAGAGAAATAGAACTGCTTGCTCGATTGCATCATCGTCATCTCGTTGCTCTACGGGGCTTTTGCACTGAAAGGCACGAGAG GTTTCTCATGTATGAGTATATGCCAAATGGAAGCTTAAAGGATCAGCTTCACA ATCCAGGTACAACTCCCCTCAGCTGGCGTAGTAGAATTCAAATAGCTATTGATGTTGCAAATGCTCTG GAATATCTTCATTTCTATTGTGATCCTCCACTGTGCCATAGGGACATCAAATCAAGCAATATATTATTGGATGAGAACTTTGTTGCAAAG GTTGCAGATTTTGGCCTTGCACATGCTTCAAAGGATGGTTCTATTTGCTTTGAACCGGTAAACACTGATATCAAGGGAACTCCAG AGGGAACTTTGCTTTGTTATTTAGGTTATATGGATCCCGAATATGTCATCACCCAAGAGCTTACAGAGAAAAGTGATGTATATAGTTATGGAGTGGTATTGCTGGAATTAATCACAGGGAGACGGGCAATTCAAGATAACAAAAATTTGATAGAGTGGGCCGAAATGTTCATGACATTAGAATCTAGGATAACTGAGCTTGTCGATCCTAACATTGGAGATTCTTAtgactttgatcaacttcagACCCTTTTAGCAATTGTTAGATGGTGTACTCAGAGAGAAGGACGGGCTCGGCCTTCAATCAAGCAGGTCCTTAGGCTTTTGTATGAGTGTGCAGACCCAATGCACAGTGGCTTTGTTGAATCCATGGATGATGAAGACTACGATGAGATTGAAGGAAGGGGAAGAACAAGTAGGTCTAGGCTGCACAAAGGTGAGGGAATATTTCACAGTGGTGATGGAAGGTGTCTAGCTTCTTCGTCAAGTACGTCGAGGTCCTATTGTAGCAGGAGCTTCCTAGTTGAAACCAGTCCTCCCCAGTCTCCACTCTAA
- the LOC129885563 gene encoding uncharacterized protein LOC129885563, translated as MELPPTSSFGLSSESLEQSGKLMANTNAKALATFSLQSPNSSQGPVAILWDIENCPVPSDVRPEDVASNIRMTLRVHPVIKGAVTLFSAYGDFNAFPRRLREGCQRTGVKLIDVPNGRKDAADKAILVDMFLFALDNPPPSSIMLISGDVDFAPALHILGQRGYTVILVIPAGVGVSSALCNAGRFVWDWPSVVRGEGFVPPAKALMPCRGGVSDITGILMGCCQINDNPDGQREDEAILYRGLSQSYYNAREFSMISHSLAECNTTAVSMPCYPTGMRAHNLPSGLIVSAGCPSSHDQSDLTWVQPGDINGLTGQLVKLLELSGGCLPLTRVPAEYQKIYGRPLYISEYGAAKLVNLLKKMSDAISVGGKGKKKFVYLHNLCAVPSAPPLTILKRDNKGKGTQEGNADIVTGVGSSDEFSDDERGLIKEHGESCEKSNMGAIVEKNLENFKYELQEILVSYSCRIFLGCFEAIYQQRYKRQLDYEGFGVVELEQLLAKVKDVVIVQEDPVNKRKFLAAVGA; from the coding sequence ATGGAGCTTCCTCCTACATCATCTTTTGGATTGTCATCAGAGTCCTTGGAACAAAGTGGGAAGCTGATGGCAAACACAAATGCGAAAGCACTAGCAACTTTCTCCCTGCAAAGCCCAAATTCTTCACAGGGACCGGTGGCAATTCTTTGGGACATTGAGAACTGTCCTGTTCCAAGTGATGTACGCCCTGAGGATGTAGCTAGCAACATCAGAATGACTCTGCGGGTCCATCCTGTGATCAAAGGAGCAGTTACACTGTTTTCTGCCTATGGAGATTTTAATGCTTTCCCGAGACGATTAAGGGAGGGTTGCCAGAGAACTGGTGTTAAACTTATAGATGTCCCCAATGGAAGAAAGGATGCAGCTGACAAGGCCATCTTGGTTGACATGTTTCTTTTTGCTCTTGACAATCCTCCACCCTCGTCCATTATGCTAATATCAGGAGATGTTGATTTTGCTCCTGCACTTCACATTCTTGGTCAACGTGGATACACTGTGATCCTTGTCATTCCTGCAGGGGTTGGTGTTTCGTCTGCTCTATGTAATGCAGGGAGGTTTGTATGGGACTGGCCAAGTGTCGTTCGAGGCGAAGGTTTTGTGCCTCCTGCAAAGGCCTTAATGCCTTGTCGTGGTGGTGTCTCAGACATTACTGGGATTCTAATGGGGTGTTGCCAGATTAATGACAACCCAGATGGTCAGCGTGAAGATGAAGCAATACTGTATAGGGGCCTCTCACAAAGCTACTATAATGCAAGGGAATTCTCAATGATATCACATTCTCTGGCTGAATGTAATACCACTGCAGTTTCCATGCCATGTTATCCTACAGGTATGAGAGCTCATAATCTTCCATCTGGTTTAATAGTTTCAGCTGGATGTCCATCTTCACATGACCAGAGTGACTTGACATGGGTGCAGCCTGGGGATATAAATGGTTTGACGGGGCAGCTGGTGAagttgcttgaattatctggcgGCTGTTTGCCTCTTACACGTGTTCCTGCAGAATACCAGAAAATTTATGGGAGGCCTCTTTACATTTCTGAATATGGTGCAGCTAAGCTCGTGAATCTTCTCAAGAAGATGAGTGATGCAATTTCTGTCGGGGGGAAAGGCAAAAAGAAGTTTGTCTACCTCCATAATTTATGTGCTGTACCAAGTGCTCCCCCCTTAACAATATTAAAAAGAGATAACAAAGGAAAAGGAACACAAGAGGGAAATGCCGATATTGTGACTGGGGTTGGATCTTCAGATGAGTTCTCTGATGATGAAAGAGGACTCATAAAAGAGCATGGGGAGAGCTGTGAGAAATCTAATATGGGTGCAATAGTTGAAAAAAACCTTgaaaatttcaagtatgaacttCAAGAAATACTTGTTAGCTACTCTTGCCGGATTTTTCTTGGTTGTTTTGAGGCAATATATCAACAAAGGTACAAGAGGCAATTAGACTACGAGGGCTTTGGAGTGGTTGAACTTGAGCAGCTACTAGCAAAGGTGAAAGATGTCGTGATTGTGCAAGAGGATCCAGTTAACAAGAGGAAGTTTCTGGCTGCTGTTGGTGCCTAG
- the LOC129885565 gene encoding probable receptor-like protein kinase At1g49730 isoform X3, producing MTLYGQAVFLGFFIFLEIHLLSTTAASVCPLDMTGSNYTLTASICSNKEDRGKCCRYINALIAVSVARYANATSNLGVNADTSQICLDKIAEIFQFHGVNRNASVFCGFGTKIPVNYDCQGRTTVNQMIQSPQFSSVTKNCQVPLSGESKCRKCLNVGILYLRNLVGTANNMTFSTCRDAAFAALASQVDNASAIDIARCFFGVKGLVIPPGPSPSQLSPEVSPSPPIASSPTQLSLNTPVKENHHPYHLTLVPVIGIVVTVVAVLMLLILIVLIWRKSKELEDSDANDKISSKSFTQQPKRFQEGTASIFTKYSYKGTKKATNNFSTTIGQGGFGTVYKAEFKDGSVVAVKRMNKVSEQAEDEFCREIELLARLHHRHLVALRGFCTERHERFLMYEYMPNGSLKDQLHNPGTTPLSWRSRIQIAIDVANALEYLHFYCDPPLCHRDIKSSNILLDENFVAKVADFGLAHASKDGSICFEPVNTDIKGTPGYMDPEYVITQELTEKSDVYSYGVVLLELITGRRAIQDNKNLIEWAEMFMTLESRITELVDPNIGDSYDFDQLQTLLAIVRWCTQREGRARPSIKQVLRLLYECADPMHSGFVESMDDEDYDEIEGRGRTSRSRLHKGEGIFHSGDGRCLASSSSTSRSYCSRSFLVETSPPQSPL from the exons TGTGCCCCTTAGACATGACTGGATCCAACTATACTCTGACTGCTTCAATCTGCTCCAACAAAGAAGACAGAGGAAAATGTTGCCGCTACATTAATGCCTTGATTGCAGTTTCTGTTGCTCGATATGCAAATGCAACAAGCAACCTGGGGGTTAATGCTGACACATCACAGATTTGCCTAGACAAAATAGCAGAAATTTTCCAATTCCATGGAGTCAACAGAAATGCATCAGTGTTCTGCGGGTTTGGGACAAAAATTCCTGTCAACTATGATTGCCAAGGTCGAACAACTGTAAATCAGATGATTCAATCTCCACAATTTTCAAGTGTTACCAAAAACTGCCAAGTCCCCCTCTCAGGGGAAAGTAAATGCAGAAAATGCCTCAATGTTGGCATCTTGTATCTCCGCAATCTAGTTGGTACAGCTAATAATATGACATTTAGTACTTGTAGAGATGCAGCTTTTGCTGCTCTTGCAAGCCAAGTTGACAATGCATCAGCTATTGATATTGCTCGCTGTTTCTTTGGGGTTAAAGGCCTTGTGATACCTCCAG GACCATCTCCATCACAACTTTCACCAGAGGTATCTCCAAGCCCTCCTATTGCTTCTAGTCCCACTCAACTTTCCTTGAATACCCCTGTTAAGGAAAATCACCATCCTTACCACCTTACATTAGTACCAGTTATTGGCATAGTAGTTACAGTCGTGGCTGTCCTCATGCTGCTCATCTTAATTGTTCTGATTTGGAGGAAAAGCAAAGAGCTGGAAGATTCTGATGCAAATGATAAGATATCTTCCAAATCCTTCACACAGCAACCAAAAAGATTCCAGGAAG GTACGGCTTCTATATTTACGAAATACAGCTATAAGGGGACCAAGAAAGCAACCAACAACTTCAGCACAACTATTGGACAGGGAGGATTTGGCACAGTCTACAAAGCTGAATTTAAGGATGGTTCTGTGGTAGCAGTGAAGAGAATGAACAAGGTTTCTGAGCAGGCCGAGGATGAGTTTTGCAGAGAAATAGAACTGCTTGCTCGATTGCATCATCGTCATCTCGTTGCTCTACGGGGCTTTTGCACTGAAAGGCACGAGAG GTTTCTCATGTATGAGTATATGCCAAATGGAAGCTTAAAGGATCAGCTTCACA ATCCAGGTACAACTCCCCTCAGCTGGCGTAGTAGAATTCAAATAGCTATTGATGTTGCAAATGCTCTG GAATATCTTCATTTCTATTGTGATCCTCCACTGTGCCATAGGGACATCAAATCAAGCAATATATTATTGGATGAGAACTTTGTTGCAAAG GTTGCAGATTTTGGCCTTGCACATGCTTCAAAGGATGGTTCTATTTGCTTTGAACCGGTAAACACTGATATCAAGGGAACTCCAG GTTATATGGATCCCGAATATGTCATCACCCAAGAGCTTACAGAGAAAAGTGATGTATATAGTTATGGAGTGGTATTGCTGGAATTAATCACAGGGAGACGGGCAATTCAAGATAACAAAAATTTGATAGAGTGGGCCGAAATGTTCATGACATTAGAATCTAGGATAACTGAGCTTGTCGATCCTAACATTGGAGATTCTTAtgactttgatcaacttcagACCCTTTTAGCAATTGTTAGATGGTGTACTCAGAGAGAAGGACGGGCTCGGCCTTCAATCAAGCAGGTCCTTAGGCTTTTGTATGAGTGTGCAGACCCAATGCACAGTGGCTTTGTTGAATCCATGGATGATGAAGACTACGATGAGATTGAAGGAAGGGGAAGAACAAGTAGGTCTAGGCTGCACAAAGGTGAGGGAATATTTCACAGTGGTGATGGAAGGTGTCTAGCTTCTTCGTCAAGTACGTCGAGGTCCTATTGTAGCAGGAGCTTCCTAGTTGAAACCAGTCCTCCCCAGTCTCCACTCTAA
- the LOC129885565 gene encoding probable receptor-like protein kinase At1g49730 isoform X5 has protein sequence MTLYGQAVFLGFFIFLEIHLLSTTAASVCPLDMTGSNYTLTASICSNKEDRGKCCRYINALIAVSVARYANATSNLGVNADTSQICLDKIAEIFQFHGVNRNASVFCGFGTKIPVNYDCQGRTTVNQMIQSPQFSSVTKNCQVPLSGESKCRKCLNVGILYLRNLVGTANNMTFSTCRDAAFAALASQVDNASAIDIARCFFGVKGLVIPPGPSPSQLSPEVSPSPPIASSPTQLSLNTPVKENHHPYHLTLVPVIGIVVTVVAVLMLLILIVLIWRKSKELEDSDANDKISSKSFTQQPKRFQEGTASIFTKYSYKGTKKATNNFSTTIGQGGFGTVYKAEFKDGSVVAVKRMNKVSEQAEDEFCREIELLARLHHRHLVALRGFCTERHERFLMYEYMPNGSLKDQLHNPGTTPLSWRSRIQIAIDVANALEYLHFYCDPPLCHRDIKSSNILLDENFVAKILALHMLQRMVLFALNR, from the exons TGTGCCCCTTAGACATGACTGGATCCAACTATACTCTGACTGCTTCAATCTGCTCCAACAAAGAAGACAGAGGAAAATGTTGCCGCTACATTAATGCCTTGATTGCAGTTTCTGTTGCTCGATATGCAAATGCAACAAGCAACCTGGGGGTTAATGCTGACACATCACAGATTTGCCTAGACAAAATAGCAGAAATTTTCCAATTCCATGGAGTCAACAGAAATGCATCAGTGTTCTGCGGGTTTGGGACAAAAATTCCTGTCAACTATGATTGCCAAGGTCGAACAACTGTAAATCAGATGATTCAATCTCCACAATTTTCAAGTGTTACCAAAAACTGCCAAGTCCCCCTCTCAGGGGAAAGTAAATGCAGAAAATGCCTCAATGTTGGCATCTTGTATCTCCGCAATCTAGTTGGTACAGCTAATAATATGACATTTAGTACTTGTAGAGATGCAGCTTTTGCTGCTCTTGCAAGCCAAGTTGACAATGCATCAGCTATTGATATTGCTCGCTGTTTCTTTGGGGTTAAAGGCCTTGTGATACCTCCAG GACCATCTCCATCACAACTTTCACCAGAGGTATCTCCAAGCCCTCCTATTGCTTCTAGTCCCACTCAACTTTCCTTGAATACCCCTGTTAAGGAAAATCACCATCCTTACCACCTTACATTAGTACCAGTTATTGGCATAGTAGTTACAGTCGTGGCTGTCCTCATGCTGCTCATCTTAATTGTTCTGATTTGGAGGAAAAGCAAAGAGCTGGAAGATTCTGATGCAAATGATAAGATATCTTCCAAATCCTTCACACAGCAACCAAAAAGATTCCAGGAAG GTACGGCTTCTATATTTACGAAATACAGCTATAAGGGGACCAAGAAAGCAACCAACAACTTCAGCACAACTATTGGACAGGGAGGATTTGGCACAGTCTACAAAGCTGAATTTAAGGATGGTTCTGTGGTAGCAGTGAAGAGAATGAACAAGGTTTCTGAGCAGGCCGAGGATGAGTTTTGCAGAGAAATAGAACTGCTTGCTCGATTGCATCATCGTCATCTCGTTGCTCTACGGGGCTTTTGCACTGAAAGGCACGAGAG GTTTCTCATGTATGAGTATATGCCAAATGGAAGCTTAAAGGATCAGCTTCACA ATCCAGGTACAACTCCCCTCAGCTGGCGTAGTAGAATTCAAATAGCTATTGATGTTGCAAATGCTCTG GAATATCTTCATTTCTATTGTGATCCTCCACTGTGCCATAGGGACATCAAATCAAGCAATATATTATTGGATGAGAACTTTGTTGCAAAG ATTTTGGCCTTGCACATGCTTCAAAGGATGGTTCTATTTGCTTTGAACCGGTAA